In Zingiber officinale cultivar Zhangliang chromosome 8B, Zo_v1.1, whole genome shotgun sequence, a single genomic region encodes these proteins:
- the LOC122017663 gene encoding huntingtin-interacting protein K-like, producing the protein MEGGDGAAATAAVDSKDLQQQSKALDKLTDRVEDRQLDSSRVQSAMAALASAKEADWNAMRLREKELAAVKINPIDVDIIANELELDKKIAERTLREHKGDAVAAVRHLLR; encoded by the exons ATGGAGGGCGGCGATGGAGCGGCGGCGACAGCAGCTGTCGATTCGAAGGACTTGCAGCAGCAGAGCAAAGCTCTCGACAAGCTAACCGATCGCGTCGAAGACCGTCAGCTCGATTCCAGTCGCGTGCAATCG GCCATGGCAGCTCTTGCTTCAGCTAAGGAAGCTGATTGGAATGCGATGCGACTGCG GGAGAAAGAGCTTGCTGCTGTGAAGATCAATCCAATTGATGTAGACATTATCGCAAATGAACTCGAG TTGGACAAGAAGATTGCTGAAAGAACACTAAGGGAGCACAAAGGCGATGCAGTTGCTGCTGTTCGCCATCTACTTCGTTGA
- the LOC122017408 gene encoding probable prefoldin subunit 3 isoform X1: protein MEISPSASTAGVTERRGIPGASFVEDVETYLKQSGLDVNSSLGFLQERLQQYRVVEMKLLAQQRDLQAKIPDIEKCLDVVAMLEAKKTAGEVCLKKALITDFEVAEGIYSRSKVEDNDSVCLWLGANVMLEYSLEEAKSLLDKNLENAKASLEVLVGDLQFLRDQVTITQVTVARVYNWDVHQRRTKQAVKEPES, encoded by the exons ATGGAGATCTCGCCTTCTGCTTCTACTGCCGGAGTCACTGAGAGGAGGGGCATTCCCGGAGCTTCCTTCGTGGAGGACGTTGAGACTTATCTCAAGCAATCCGGTCTCGATGTCAACTCCTCCCTAGGTTTCCTCCAGGAAAG GCTTCAGCAGTACAGAGTCGTGGAGATGAAACTTTTGGCTCAGCAACGGGATCTTCAG GCAAAGATACCAGATATTGAGAAGTGCTTAGATGTTGTTGCTATGTTGGAAGCGAAGAAAACTGCTGGGGAGGTTTGTTTAAAAAAA GCACTCATTACAGATTTTGAAGTGGCCGAAGGTATTTATTCACGTTCAAAAGTTGAGGATAATGATTCTGTTTGCCTCTGGTTGGGAGCTAATGTAATGCTTGAGTATTCCCTGGAAGAG GCAAAATCCCTCCTAGATAAGAACTTGGAAAATGCTAAAGCGAGCTTAGAAGTTCTTGTTGGTGATCTACAATTCTTAAGGGATCAAGTGACCATAACTCAA GTTACTGTTGCTCGGGTGTACAATTGGGATGTTCATCAGAGAAGAACTAAGCAAGCAGTAAAAGAACCCGAAtcctga
- the LOC122017408 gene encoding probable prefoldin subunit 3 isoform X2 encodes MEISPSASTAGVTERRGIPGASFVEDVETYLKQSGLDVNSSLGFLQERLQQYRVVEMKLLAQQRDLQAKIPDIEKCLDVVAMLEAKKTAGEALITDFEVAEGIYSRSKVEDNDSVCLWLGANVMLEYSLEEAKSLLDKNLENAKASLEVLVGDLQFLRDQVTITQVTVARVYNWDVHQRRTKQAVKEPES; translated from the exons ATGGAGATCTCGCCTTCTGCTTCTACTGCCGGAGTCACTGAGAGGAGGGGCATTCCCGGAGCTTCCTTCGTGGAGGACGTTGAGACTTATCTCAAGCAATCCGGTCTCGATGTCAACTCCTCCCTAGGTTTCCTCCAGGAAAG GCTTCAGCAGTACAGAGTCGTGGAGATGAAACTTTTGGCTCAGCAACGGGATCTTCAG GCAAAGATACCAGATATTGAGAAGTGCTTAGATGTTGTTGCTATGTTGGAAGCGAAGAAAACTGCTGGGGAG GCACTCATTACAGATTTTGAAGTGGCCGAAGGTATTTATTCACGTTCAAAAGTTGAGGATAATGATTCTGTTTGCCTCTGGTTGGGAGCTAATGTAATGCTTGAGTATTCCCTGGAAGAG GCAAAATCCCTCCTAGATAAGAACTTGGAAAATGCTAAAGCGAGCTTAGAAGTTCTTGTTGGTGATCTACAATTCTTAAGGGATCAAGTGACCATAACTCAA GTTACTGTTGCTCGGGTGTACAATTGGGATGTTCATCAGAGAAGAACTAAGCAAGCAGTAAAAGAACCCGAAtcctga